The Calliphora vicina chromosome 3, idCalVici1.1, whole genome shotgun sequence genome contains a region encoding:
- the LOC135955446 gene encoding uncharacterized protein LOC135955446: MNKHLNIEWNIIIGQPSANNREMDNILRNTDKSIVLKTAKEYMQDTKEIHNIFSHNVMTIIFHGEWYSDLKYDKIHNLEIIIKLLVKTLKLIHFTNVLWIIDTEKEQLEYLHQISQLCWNHGFVRVLFLHNERIYTYNPLPYLKVMKLSSMQEFYDKKDMVNYHQHPFTFPITSSPPRCYRYRDSHGNLIYAGYFFKILINFIQQYNFKFIEYPNDYNSDNINGLLRDLAFSKMDAVPFMGYPNPNFTASDVLGNVNVVIMVPNAKPIPKYQYFKTPFKKEIWFLCILLVLLCSIVPVSILYVKGIKVDFSKSFLYVLSLSIYQHHIKIFKKSNLISDSVYICLFLYGFIMVQMYLCKLSSILVLTIYEPQIKTLKDINATDLQLLMYRNDLMHFISVSAMPPVIFKRIILTNAIDVDDKRRSLNASFLHMDFEDKIKFFMLQQKFLKVPLVRKINPVLITEQNFFTMRHNLPFIQLFNRYLKYMTDSGLLQKIFNDIEWEGILSGQISYFKDTENNNDHLLTLEYMYAPLVLYFSGVVLSVIAFLSEIVYYKFKLRVSK, translated from the coding sequence ATGAACAAACATCTCAACATCGAATGGAATATAATTATAGGACAGCCCTCTGCGAATAATCGGGAAATGGATAATATTCTAAGGAATACAGATAAATCTATAGTACTAAAAACGGCTAAAGAATATATGCAAGACACAAAGgaaatacacaacattttcagTCATAATGTAATGACCATCATTTTTCATGGAGAGTGGTATTCTGATTTGAAATATGATAAAATACACAATTtggaaataataattaaattgttggtaaaaactttaaagttaATACATTTTACTAATGTATTATGGATTATTGATACTGAGAAAGAGCAACTGGAATATCTACATCAAATATCTCAACTATGTTGGAATCATGGATTTGTACGAGTTTTATTTCTTCACAATGAACGTATTTATACTTATAATCCCTTGCCGTATTTAAAGGTTATGAAATTGTCCTCCATGCAAGAGTTTTATGACAAAAAGGATATGGTAAATTATCATCAACACCCATTTACATTTCCAATAACTTCAAGTCCACCACGCTGCTATCGTTATAGAGATTCTCATGGAAATCTTATTTATGctggctatttttttaaaattttaatcaattttattcaacaatataatttcaaattcattGAATATCCGAATGATTATAATAGCGATAATATAAACGGTCTTCTAAGAGATCTGGCATTTAGTAAAATGGATGCTGTACCATTTATGGGCTATCCCAATCCAAATTTTACCGCTTCTGATGTATTGGGCAATGTCAATGTAGTCATAATGGTACCTAATGCTAAACCAATTCCAAagtatcaatattttaaaacaccCTTTAAAAAGGAAATATGGTTTCTATGTATTCTATTAGTATTGCTATGCTCCATAGTCCCTGTTTCTATATTGTATGTTAAAGGCATTAAAGTGGATTTTTCCAAATCTTTCCTTTACGTCTTAAGTTTGTCTATATATCAACATCACATAAAGATCTTTAAAAAATCCAATCTTATCAGCGATTCAGTGTATATTTGCCTGTTTCTTTATGGTTTTATTATGGTGCAAATGTATCTATGTAAACTATCCAGCATATTAGTATTGACCATCTATGAGCCTCAAATTAAAACCTTAAAGGACATAAATGCCACGGATTTGCAATTGTTAATGTATAGAAATGACTTAATGCATTTCATTTCTGTGTCCGCCATGCCACCAGTTATTTTCAAACGTATAATACTTACGAACGCAATTGATGTGGATGATAAACGTCGTAGTCTGAACGCTTCTTTCTTGCATATGGACTTTGAGGACAAAATCAAGTTCTTTATGCTACAACAAAAGTTTCTTAAAGTTCCATTGGTGCGGAAGATAAACCCAGTTTTAATCacagaacaaaattttttcaccatGCGTCATAATCTAccatttattcaattatttaatcgttatttgaaatatatgacCGACTCTGGTTTATTGCAAAAGATTTTTAATGACATCGAATGGGAGGGCATACTGAGCGGACAAATTAGCTATTTTAAAGATactgaaaataataatgatcatCTTCTAACATTGGAATATATGTATGCACCTTTGGTTTTGTATTTCAGTGGTGTAGTTTTGTCAGTTATTGCGTTTTTAAGTGAAATTGTGTATT
- the LOC135955447 gene encoding uncharacterized protein LOC135955447: MEAIRQGLNNKSIDILPISLHTYDRFAFSSSEVLWLIKAFILAPYPAPLSKTKYFMQPYTSDTVFYIHLLLVFCALAVAFIHYKPHYSNEIDFTKSILYVLALFLYQNQLNFKIKTNRQKLVYSLIFLNGFIFTNLYMAKLSSLLVQDIYGTKVEKLEDLNNTNLQLLVRKMDYNFLQNLSNIPEVIIKKAIIIDNLDLYKAHRDLNNTHLLIALQDKIVFLLFQQRFLKVPRMYRINEILFTMPDYLTVRRDLPYIQLFNRYLKYVMESGILYKFVMDTNFDGIQSGEIRFFHDTADNGGIYLSFDYFYTPLVCFVFGMILALSVLLLELIYFKFANK; the protein is encoded by the coding sequence ATGGAGGCTATCAGACAAGGTTTAAACAATAAATCTATTGATATTTTACCTATATCTTTACACACATATGATCGATTTGCTTTTAGCAGCAGTGAAGTTTTATGGCTCATAAAAGCATTTATTTTGGCACCTTATCCCGCTCCCTTAtcgaaaactaaatattttatgcaGCCTTATACCTCCGATACCGTTTTTTATATTCACCTACTGCTAGTATTCTGTGCTCTGGCTGTTGCCTTTATTCACTACAAACCACATTATAgcaatgaaattgattttaccAAATCAATTCTTTATGTTCTTGCCTTATTCCTGTATCAGAATCagcttaatttcaaaataaaaaccaatcGCCAAAAACTAGTATATTCTCTAATCTTTCTTAATGGTTTTATATTCACCAATTTGTATATGGCCAAATTGTCCAGCCTGTTGGTACAAGATATCTACGGAACCAAAGTGGAAAAACTTGAGGATTTAAACAACACAAATTTACAATTGCTTGTACGAAAAATGGATTATAATTTTCTgcaaaatctttcaaatataccagaagttattataaaaaaggCAATAATAATTGACAATTTAGATCTGTATAAAGCTCATCGTGATTTAAATAATACTCATTTACTAATAGCCTTACAggacaaaattgtgtttttattatttcagcAGCGTTTTCTTAAAGTTCCTCGCATGTATAGAATCAATGAGATTCTCTTCACCATGCCCGATTATCTTACCGTACGCAGAGATTTGCCTTATATTCAGCTGTTCAATCGTTATTTGAAATATGTAATGGAATCGggaattctttataaatttgtGATGGATACTAATTTTGATGGCATACAAAGTGGAGAAATACGTTTTTTCCATGACACTGCGGACAATGGCGGTATATATCTTAGTTTTGATTATTTCTATACTCCtttggtttgttttgtttttggcaTGATTTTAGCTTTAAGTGTGCTTTTGTTggaattgatttattttaagtttgcaaataaatag
- the LOC135955448 gene encoding uncharacterized protein LOC135955448: MVQMYLCKLSSILVLTIYENQIKTLKGINATDLQLLVYMNDLMHFISVSAMPPVIFKRIKLTNAIDVDDKRRSLNASFLHMDFEDKIKFFMLQQKFLKVPLVRKINPVLITEQNFFTMRHNLPFIQLFNRYLKYMADSGLLQKIFNGIEWEGILSGLISYFKDIENKNDHLLTLEYLYAPLVLYFSGVLLSIIAFLSEIVYYKFKLRVSKINKTNLA; this comes from the coding sequence ATGGTGCAAATGTATCTATGTAAACTATCCAGCATATTAGTATTGACCATCTATGAGAATCAAATTAAAACCTTAAAGGGTATAAATGCCACGGATTTGCAATTGTTAGTGTATATGAATGACTTAATGCATTTCATTTCTGTATCCGCCATGCCACCAGTTATTTTCAAACGTATAAAACTTACGAACGCCATTGATGTGGATGATAAACGTCGTAGCCTGAACGCTTCTTTCTTGCACATGGACTTTGAGGACAAAATAAAGTTCTTTATGCTGCAACAAAAGTTTCTTAAAGTTCCATTGGTGCGGAAGATAAACCCAGTTTTAATCacagaacaaaattttttcaccatGCGCCATAATCTAccatttattcaattatttaatcgttatttgaaatatatggCTGACTCTGGTTTATTGCAAAAGATTTTTAATGGCATCGAATGGGAGGGCATACTTAGCGGACTAATTAGctattttaaagatattgaaaATAAGAATGATCATCTTTTAACATTGGAATATTTGTATGCACCTTTGGTTTTGTATTTCAGTGGTGTCCTTTTGTCTATTATTGCGTTTTTAAGTGAAATTGTGTATTACAAGTTTAAATTGAGAGtatctaaaattaataaaacaaatttggcataa
- the LOC135955449 gene encoding uncharacterized protein LOC135955449, whose protein sequence is MISSGKLNSAENQHQEQLISVISDLNEKLKIKWNAVVGLEISQDMEKVIKSLNIPKLIITRNYNMEINTLHHHQMLTIVAVEHSELDRVYEIVKQLLKILYFNHILWIYPEAQIKDLFQLANINWYCGHSKVLYYVQGVLYTYDPVPNIRLHRISNLKEYVERKDIVDFQRYPLTVPIVSLPPRCYQYRNKFGKLVYTGYLYKIIRIFIEHYNFQFKNFPVVYNSLNMEAIRQGVNNKSIDILPTSLHIYDPVAGSSSDVLWLVKSYILAPYPASLSKTKYFMQPYTSDTVFYIHLLLVFCALAVAFIHYGPHYINEVDFTKSILYVLALFLYQNQLNFKIKTNRQKLVYSLIFLNGFIFTNLYMAKLSSLLVQDIYGTKVEKLEDLNNTNIQLLVRKMDYNYLQTLSNIPEVIIKKAIVIDNFDLYKAHRDLNNTHLLLALQDKIVFLLFQQRFLKVPRMYRINEVVFTMPQYFTVGRDLPYIQLFNRYLKYVMESGILNKFVMDTNFDGIQSVEIRFLNDTENNGGIYLSFDYFYAPLICFVFGMILALSVLLLELIYFKYANK, encoded by the coding sequence ATGATTTCGAGTGGAAAACTAAACTCAGCCGAAAATCAACATCAAGAGCAACTGATAAGTGTAATCAGTGATTTAAATGAGAAACTCAAAATCAAATGGAATGCAGTGGTTGGCTTAGAAATTTCACAGGATATGGAGAAAGTgattaaatctttaaatatcCCTAAGCTAATAATAACAAGGAATTATAATATGGAAATCAATACACTACACCATCATCAAATGCTAACTATAGTGGCGGTAGAACATTCAGAGCTAGATAGAGTTTATGAAATTGTAAAACAGCTTCTAAAGATTTTATACTTTAATCATATTTTATGGATTTATCCTGAAGCCCAAATAAAGGATTTATTTCAACTAGCTAATATTAATTGGTACTGTGGCCACAGCAAAGTTTTATATTATGTACAGGGTGTGCTGTATACTTACGATCCAGTGCCTAACATTAGATTGCATCGCATATCTAACCTAAAAGAATATGTTGAGAGAAAGGATATAGTGGATTTTCAAAGATATCCTTTGACTGTGCCCATCGTATCTTTACCTCCACGCTGTTATCAGTAcagaaataaatttggaaaactAGTGTATACgggttatttatataaaattatcagAATTTTTATAGAACATTACAATTTTCAATTCAAGAATTTTCCCGTAGTTTATAACTCACTTAATATGGAGGCTATCAGACAAGGTGTAAACAATAAATCTATTGATATTTTACCTACATCTTTACATATATATGATCCTGTTGCTGGTAGCAGCAGTGATGTTTTATGGCTCGTGAAATCATATATTCTGGCACCTTATCCCGCTTCCTTAtcgaaaactaaatattttatgcaGCCTTATACCTCCGATACCGTTTTTTATATTCACCTACTGCTAGTATTCTGTGCTCTGGCTGTTGCCTTTATTCACTACGGACCTCATTATATCAATGAAGTGGATTTTACCAAATCAATTCTTTATGTTCTTGCCTTATTCCTGTATCAGAATCagcttaatttcaaaataaaaaccaatcGCCAGAAACTAGTATATTCTCTAATCTTTCTTAATGGTTTTATATTCACCAATTTGTATATGGCCAAATTGTCCAGCTTATTGGTACAAGATATCTACGGAACCAAAGTGGAAAAACTTGAGGATTTAAACAATACAAATATACAATTGCTTGTACGAAAAATGGATTATAATTATCTGCAAACTCTTTCAAATATACCtgaagttattataaaaaaggCAATAGTTATTGACAATTTTGATCTGTATAAAGCTCATCGTGATTTAAATAATACTCATTTGCTGTTGGCCTTACAGGACaagattgtttttttattatttcagcaGCGTTTTCTTAAAGTTCCTCGCATGTATAGAATCAATGAGGTTGTTTTCACCATGCCCCAGTATTTTACAGTAGGCAGAGATTTGCCTTATATTCAGCTGTTCAATCGTTATTTGAAATATGTAATGGAATCGGGTATTCTTAACAAATTTGTGATGGATACTAATTTTGATGGCATACAAAGTGTAGAAATACGATTTTTAAATGACACTGAGAATAATGGCGGTATATATCTTAGTTTTGATTATTTCTACGCTCCTTTGATCTGTTTTGTATTTGGCATGATTTTAGCTTTAAGTGTGCTTTTGTTggaattgatttattttaagtatgcaaataaatag